A single region of the Geobacillus subterraneus genome encodes:
- a CDS encoding CotO family spore coat protein, with translation MRKQKVVETEPLLYIVQPKAMRAAAHMQETFTWTNRPQQKETTDDTEQIEEGEEQRAFFIKKEFQAMTLDEQLAFLTRLPAHLPPLKCQFATKEQSYEGVLKRCTATELTVADERGNETAIGRAQLLSVTMIGFMQ, from the coding sequence GTGCGGAAACAAAAAGTGGTAGAAACCGAGCCGTTGCTTTACATTGTGCAGCCAAAGGCCATGCGGGCTGCGGCGCATATGCAAGAAACGTTTACATGGACGAACCGCCCCCAACAGAAAGAAACGACAGATGACACCGAACAGATTGAAGAGGGGGAGGAACAGAGGGCGTTTTTCATTAAAAAGGAGTTTCAGGCGATGACGCTTGATGAGCAGCTCGCTTTTTTAACGAGGCTGCCCGCCCATTTGCCGCCGCTTAAATGCCAGTTTGCCACGAAAGAACAAAGCTATGAAGGTGTGCTGAAACGATGCACGGCGACCGAGTTGACGGTCGCCGATGAACGAGGAAACGAAACGGCCATCGGGCGCGCACAACTTCTTTCTGTGACGATGATCGGGTTTATGCAATAA